GCTGCTGcaagcaagtacaggaacttgctacagctaatatatatatatcctgatatGGTGCTGTGAGTGTTTAAGACATACAAACagcatataaaataacccatagcagataagtggagctggggaaggtggagggtttcagaggaactctgaaaACGCGCTACAATTCTCAAGCGAATgctaaccagccatttaaatgtaaagcagcaagctcattggctgcatatgcaaGATGAACCAATCAGATTGTGACAAGTCATTAAATGCTAAGAATATCATCAGTTTACGTTAAGGACCCATCAGTCTGCgcaatctagagtttcatgacaaaaCTTGGTATTTACAGTCAGAGAACAGGTGGTTTCAGAGGCATAGGgatttttttatgatatatatatatatatatatatatatatatatatatatatatacatataaataaaatgagcAGTAAATAAAACCAAACAGTCCTTTTGTTTTGTAATATCCTAGAATATTCTCAGCTCATCTCCAATTAATGCTGGCAATGCCATATTAAAGTCTAATGACAGATAAAGATACAGCACAGGTTTCCCCCTCACACTTCAAGAagcagaagaggaaaaaaaaacagtttgaaaactATTATTGGCACTCTACTTATTCTATTCTtcctaataatataaaaatatacagaccTAACTTATGTATTGTATAATGCTGGTCTGAAATGAAGAAATGAAACAGTGATTGACACATGCTTGTTTTATCATCAGTTGCATAAATTCAGCCTCATTTGATCGTATTTATCTTATTCGTATTTATTACAAACAAATGTATtcgttttatgtttatttaatcctTTGCTGCAAACGACGTCTTAAACTGTGTTACAGTATCTTCTTACACGATGGGAGTCACTCAGGCCCTATAGCGCGCTGTTTATCACTGATATGGGCATTTTTTGGCCTGTACgccaaaaaaatgcagataaatTTTGCGTTTAGCTCTATAAAACAGCACACTGGAGCCTGCAGTGATATAATGCATGCGAGTCCGCTGAACAAACGGTCCATTATTGTGACAGTTGCTCTTCAGGCCCCGCCGCCGTAACATTACAAGAGCAACACCACACACGCTCGAGCCATAAACACATAATACACTGACCAAAGAGGCTACAGCACCTATTAAATGTCATACAGTATGAAGAATACATTTGAATTGTAATATGTCAACAATATTCTACTCACTGTATTTTGACTGCGTCCTTTCCAATGTTGATATTACACTGGCAGAATGCAATCCGCTGCTCTCCGCCGCTACAGTGGGTTGCCAGATATGCGCTGCTGCCTAGTTACGAGCAACAGCGCCACGCGCTCCTGCAACACACTGTCCGCCTCTGCGCATGCGCACCGCCCCTTCAGCAGAGACGCATTCCTCCATTTCTTTGTGAAGAACTGAAGAGCAGCGCGTTATCAGTTTGCGTCCAGTGTGTTTCTGTGTAGCTGTACTAATATTATGTCAGATTTTCAGATCGATTAATTCTACGCATAATGGGTATGAGAAAAgctcaaaataaatacatgtctAGGCAAACTCAACCTTTGAGCATTTTAGAAATAAGGAAGAATGATTGAACAggcacaataaaaatacaaaaatacaagcaATTATAATATAACCTATGAATACAacgatttgtattttattttgaattattcaaAGTGgcacaaaagtaaaacaaaaagatTGAAATAATTGAAAGAAAAACACCCATATAAATCtatacctatctatctatctatttttttatttcaaacatttttttgtcatatatatatatatatatatatatatatatatatatatatatacttctacAGCATTATCTAAagcataatttcaacatttattaaaatataaaaaatcaacaTTCTTAAAATTAGTTGTGCTTGTTAAAATAGTTAATGTACCGCGAATTAACATGAATAGCAACAactattttcattaattaacattaacaaagattaatacactgtaataaatactataatgttcatggtttgttcatgttagtaaacactaactaacattaacatttattcaatAATACACATGAATAGGAGGTTTAAGCGGGTTTATTTGCACTTTTTCATGAGATAAACATAATACGTTAATACATACAACTGTAGTGCATACATAGCTCATATTAAAAAATTGAAAAGCATACTGAAAaacctgaataaaaaaatacatgaatattcaGCACCAACAGAAATGTTCTTGCCattctactgtgtgtgtgttactgtgtttCTACTGGTCTCTACAGAAGGGTTTCAAGTACTTAAGTAGACATACATGTACAAGAAGAACACATGCCTCAGTTAGCTGTGTGGTGTCTTTTAACAGGGTTGGTTAGTGTCGATCAGAAGTGAAGCAGTATTTTTCTGACTTGTTTTGGAACATGCAGATCAATAGTCACTAATCCACAGTGTTACAGTTCAGTGAACAACTGATAGAATTCAACTTTCACCACAGTTCAGTGTTAAGCCAACAGTTAATTCTAGAATAAACATAGAGCTACACTGCAAAATTATGCTATGGTTATGAATAATAACTTGCAAGTGCCCGTAACAGTAACAGGGAATGTAGActtattggataaaaaaaaatctggtcaGTTAAAAATTAGAGATCAATACATTTTTGGATTAGTTACACAACTAAATTTGATACGTAACAGATATTCTTCTTAATTCACATTTTAGAAGGTCAGGCATGTGTGCTTTCAAAGGGCATCTGTAAAACTTAAAATGATCCTTTTTTGAACGTAAAAACAATAGTGACCTGTGTCATGAACAAGAACTAGAAATatgacagagaaacaaatagcTTGTATTGTCTTTGAATTATAAGTGTcaaaaataagatataaatattaacaCCTCAATGCAGAAAGTGTTGTCAACTGGTCGCTGTAAGAGATGTAAGCGTAGAGAGGCAGAGTGCTAATGTCAGTAAGTGGATAAACACTGAGGTAAATGTACAGTCATCTGccaacacattaaaatatattaaataactttaCAATGGTTCACATTTTCAAGCCATGACCAAATACACAAACTAGTAACATTCCCACTCTTAAATAAGTCTCCAGTCACTATATTTAAAATCGTTTATACGGCAGCTTGCATAAAACATACTGTTGTTAATGTGGTAACAAAAACCATAAAGGGTCTGTCATTTATTTAGCACTACAACAGTGTTGTATTTGCATTTGAACACAACTTTCACTATTTCATGTGACTGAATATGAAGAACAAAACACCCTGTAACACTCTGGATTCCTCAATCTCCTCCAAGCCTTTCCAACACATACCTTGTTTTCCAGTTTCCGcacaaatatatctttttttccctcatacacacacacacacataaaaaatgaaaagaaacccACAGGTGTTTTCTTGCAAGTGATTCAAGTGAAATCATTTTGATCAGAAATGTAGCTGTTTCCTGTCGTTTCAGACTCCGAAATGTTACCAGATTCCACTAGAACGACCACCAGGTGGCGCTAGGATCCGCGCGGAAGCCCTCTTTGGAACATTATCATCAATTTGGGCACCTATCAAAAGATAAAGATTGCTAAGCTACACGGGCTACTGgaattgtaattaaatatatttatacattttagaaattcatatattatatgtttatataatctatctatctagacagtatatatatatgtatatatatatatatatatatgtgtgtgtgtgtgtgtgtgtgtgtgtgtgtgtatgtatgtatgtatgtatgtatgtaatttatttcacatTCACATTAATACCTtcatatgttatttttaaatacaattatttattttttttgtggtgaaCTAAATACtatgtaaaaacaaatgtaatttctacaTTAAGTTCAGGCAAGATTTTAAAAAGTGAAGTATATTACTCCCCAATTTAAGCTTTTAGAAATTAAAGTTTGAAATTATAAGCATATTTTACTTGGAATTGCTTGGtatgtttacaaggattctttaagtaaatatcaaagttatggTCCCATTTTTCCCATCATccactggggcatgaataattaaaaagattacaaatttcactgttttcaagttgtatttacactgttttatggTTGATTTTGTCATTAGGTTTAGTAACTTACTGTTTTGTGATATGtggagtagggctgcacgataaattgcATGCGATATTGAATGCACATCTTGTCTGACAATGAATCTGGAGTTCATTTTAAAGGATAATAAGCTGTCTACTTGCTCACTTACATGTATGCAAATGAACCACATGCTTTAATGGCATGGTTGTTTTCCAGTGCTACCTCGTTTGAGTAAATTATATAAACTGTAACTGAGGGTAATGTTAAGTTAAGTAACATTTAGCAAATAAATTTAGTAAATTTACCATGACCAGTTAGAGTTTAAAGGAcaatatcagtttattttgttaaatacacAATACTTAAGTGTATtgtgtattacacaaaataaactgatattatCCTTTAAACTCTAACTGGTCATGGTAAATTTACTAAATTCCTTTGCTAaatttacttaacttagttaagtagattttacTTATTTCAATacttaaatttaacttaaaatgtatgtgtgcaaaaacttgcaaaacaaaaaattaagtaaatctacttatagttttgttttcttcagtAAATAGAATTAACAATTAAATATGATTTACCAGGTTTTCAATACTCAtacatcatatttatattctaatttGTGTCTGTAAGGTGCaattataaagtaattattttactgtattcttgatcaaaacatatttaattgtagaaaagtaatcaaaacataatttaagctttaattaaataaacattgtgtCCATATAGAATGAGAATTTCACTTTCTTTGTAAGAAATTCAAGGAAAATGCcagtgaaaaatatttttttactgctTCACTTCCTTATTGCAAATATTTGCTTTatgcaaattatacatttatgttattttatttgaatatcaaGTATGAACTGCACAATTTCTTCAGTTTGATTGAATGCAGACTACTGTACCAGACAAACTAAAGCTGGACTCATGTAGGTCTCTCATTCCCCCGTGGCGCGTGCAGGGTCGTGGGTTCATGTCCCCATCTGAAGGGCCCACGTCCTTCTTCCCTGAATTCTGCACTGCAGCTACGTCTCCAGTGTAGGGTGCACGCTCCACCCCCTTGACTGCTTGACACTGAGAGAAGAGGGTCACAATCAAACAGTGGAGGCACTGCGATACGCAGTCAAAGAAACATGATATAACAGAGTGAGAGTACCTTCTCCCTCTGGACCATTTTCTTGTACAGGTAGTCTGGGAAAGTTCGGAGAGGGTAGAACTTTCCTGAGCCCTCAGCACAGGTGAAGATGCCGTTTTCATAGACCACGCGGCCACGGCTGACGGTTACCAACGGGACGCCGTGACAGCGTAGGTTCTCGTACAGATTTACATCACCACCCTGCCATTGAGTGGACACAGAGATGGTCCTACAGACACAAAACCATGTCATTTCATTTTGCAATACTTggtatatgaaatatattttttcattctcAGCTGATCGGAATTCACTTATCATTATTTTGGATACCTTGTTGATTCTGGATCCCAGACGACCACATCAGCATCGGCTCCAGGGATGATCCTGCCCTTCCTCGGGTAAAGGTTGTAGATCTTTGCAGCATTGGAGCTTGTGACAGCAACAAACCGATTCTCGTCCATCTTACCTCCAACCTATTAAGAAAGACAGATAGATTTTTTTCCGGCATCTGTCATCTCCTGTCCTCTCTatgattattacttttttttgtctttggcaACATAACTGTCTATGAtatgaattttatattaatattaatacaatattttttatatagtttataacttattatatattatttatatacaataccattcaaaggtttggggtcagaatgatttttttttaaagaaacaaattattttattctgcaaggatacattaaattgatcaaaagtgacaataaagacaattgttacaaaataaatattcaaataaatgctgttcttttgaaccttctattcatcaaagaatcctgaaaaaaaaaaatgcagcacagTTTCAAATAACAAATTgtaaacaacaatatatatatatattagggctgtcaaatgattaaaatttttaatcaaattaatcagaattttcagtggattaatcaggattaatcactatttgcagttacacctgaatcctaaccatttttttttctgaaatgcgtaccaaaagataaataacaggacacagatacataattttcatgtattgattcatcaatatgtggttcttttttttctgaatttcaaaagtttaacatttacttatcactatatcaaaccatgccatttaactacagatgcagtgtaagagttttaggtgaaccagtggttaaatatagccacatatctatgaaattatgcatagagaaactcgaaagaatgaactcagaaacacaaacatgcgccctctgcactctgggcactcttgtttttgggaggtgttcatttgctctgccacaatactttaggatcgatattttcacattctgaaggcttcaagtgccagtaaaaccaagtaaaaatgcaaatgcttttccaaacagctgtaatattCGCTGGATTGCATGTAGGcgctctgcgcatgcgcagtgtgaaacacaggacgctataacaggaagaagctccagagtatcaactaccaaagtcgtctctgtttatcgagcttggcttGAAtctatttgagagtaactggggtaaaaccttaagcttcttctgtgttttcgtcgcagcgctcgccgctgttttttactattttgagAATTCAGacatcgacgagactttcctgacctaaataatttgtcatactgcgcatgcgtgaaatgcgttaaaaaatttgacgtaattaacgacaaacaactaattaacgttgttaacgcgctatttttgacagccctaatatatatatatatatatatatatatatatatatatatatatatatatatatatatatatatatatatatatatatatgtataaaataccaACTTCCACAAGCACTGGCTATACAAACATAGATACTGTGATGATTCTAGCCATCAGTGTGGCTTCTGTGATTTACTGAAACATACCACTCCTCGCTCCCAAATCACGCTCATGCGATCCTGCACCCCGGGAACACCGTGAGGGATTTTCGTGAAGTCGTCTTTACCCACTGCCTTCTGTTTAGTGGTGAAGGGTCGGTGGTCCGATGTCACGACGTTCAGAGTGTCACTACATCACAGTGAAAATACCTTTACGTGACTATACAGGTATCTGATTCAATTAAACTGCTACATGGTGAATCCACTTACTTTCCCAGAAGGCTGAGCAGGTAATTGGGTGTGTTGGGGTCGAGTCTGAGTGGTGGCACAGTGACGAAAGCAGCTGCGTGGGCCCAGTCCTGATGGTAGTACTGCAGCCCGTTTAAGACAGCATGAGCAGTGGTGGTCTCTCCATGCACCACTTTCCCTGTCGACCAATCACGCTTCAGTATTCGGAGTCACATTATCTTATAAACTGCTTAATATTCAGgtgtcatatgtgaccctggaccacaaaaccagtcttaagtgtcatttttttttaatttagatttatacattatatgaaagatgaataaatatgctttccattgatgtgtggtttattagaatcggacaatatttggctcgagatacaactatttgaaaatctggaatctgagagtgcaaaaaaatatGAGAAACTCGCCTTTAAAATTGTCTaaatgaattcttaacaatgcatattactaatcaaaaattaagttttgaaatatttacggtaggaaatttactaaatatcttcatggaacatgatctttacctaatGTCCTAaagatttttgacataaaagaaaaatttatcatttcgacccatacaatgtttttttggctgttgctaaaaatataccgcagctttaagactggttttgtgatccagggtcaaatatactaaattaaaatgctgcgACTGTGAATTGTCCTTTGAGTGTCATTGCCTGGCTCTTACCCTGCATTTTAGCCGATGCTAAAACATCCCCTGCTGACATGCTGGACACATTCACAAGATATATAGGACAGTGGGCCTAAGAGACAAAAAGCAGAAGACATTCATTCTGATCACATTTAAAGTTCTTAAAAGCAATTAATCAGTAACTCGTATGTTTGTTTCAAAACTGTCATTCGTCACATAGTAACGCTGGCTCATCAGGTCAATCATGCAGCTATCTTGACATTCTGTTTATACTGCATGTGCaaaatacagtatgtacatttGCTTCTGCTGCGAAATGACTCAAAGTGACTCAAAGTACActtttgtttaaaagtttaaataaatgaatacttattTTCAGCAAatacgcattaaattgatcaaaagtgacagtcaagacatttatgatgttgcaaaaatgtatattttaaacaaatgctgttcttttgaagaatccttaaaaaaaaaaaaaaaaaaaaaaaaaactatcatagtttccaaaaaaatactaagcagcatgactgttttcagcgtaaaaagatttaataataaagattttttaaatgtttttgaaagaagtctcttatgccaaggctgcatttatttgttcaaaaatacagtggaaacagtaatattgtgaaatatttaaatagactataaaatatttaaactgttttctgttttaataaatgatttatccctgtgatgcaaatctgagtCTTCAGTCTTCAGCCTTTAGTGCCACatgaaatcatcctaatatgctaaATATGCTTTTTATCATCAATGTAAAATAAACtttgtgctggttaatatttttgaggaaactatGATACATTTCTGAAAGGATTTATTGCTAAACAGTTCACTCCTGTACATCATACTCACTCTGTTAGCGATGGTAATGGCTCGGTGGATGGCCTCTGCTTCCAGCTGCACATGGAAGTAAGTGAGAAAACACAAATGTCACCAGTGAAAACTAATGGTGAACAGACGCCTAAGAGTATTAATAATCCATGGAAATGCAACATGGAGACGGGAAAGACTAGCAGCTGCAGAGAGAGTGTCAATGTGACTAATATCTTTTATGGTCACACAAATCACAGGATTTGAATGATTACTTTACCTCCTCAGGTCTGCTTATCTCAATGCCCTCTGGTCCACTAATACCCAGATCCAGCGCTTCTCTGGCACCCTAGTGtggataaataaaaacatgccaTAACATGATAAATTACCTATGAATATAACCTATAAATAACCTATAAACTATGCAGGAAGACAGGatcctacctagacagcatttgaaGTCACTATCACAGCATTATGCCAGCTTTACTCATAATTTTGGCCAAAATAAAGGCAGCATCACATACAAACGGTAATTTCACATAACACCAGTAATTACTGATAAAAGTGAATAGTGCTACTTGTAATGTGTGAAGCTGCTGCCTGTATACAACTCACAAGGTTTTGGAGGAAAACTTGTTCATTATGGTTTTGCACCAGTTCCCTGATTTATACCTCCGCGACCAGTTCTCCATTCTCCGCGTGGACGCGGGCCACAGCACCGATGTCCTTACAGTTCTGCAGGGCCTGAAACAGCTCGCTGTCCCTCAGCATGTACACGTCCTTATATGCCATGAACATCTGGAAGGAGTTCACCCCTCTCTCCCGCACCAGTGTCTCCATTTGAGCCCTAACCTGTGatggtcaagtcacctttatagtGCTTTATGCAATGATAAGCTTTAATAACAAACAGCAAAAATAGCAATAGCAAATAAATTACAACTATGGAGACAGTTAAGATTATTGTAGAActattaattaaacaaaacattttcagcaCGTTTTTTCCTGGTCCTGTAATTATAGAAAGTTGACATACTCTGCAAACACAGACTTCATACCGTTGGTCCCCACCAGGTCACTCCCACATGAAGAGCGTAGTCACAGCAGGCCTTGGCATCGGCGTGAGAGCGGCACTTTTCATAAGCGTCCAGCAATGATTCGTTCTTTTCTGGCAGCACATGCCCAATCACCATAGTGGTGCCTCCAGCCAGAGCAGCCTGACAACAGACCGATCCATACAGCATCACTACCAACCAATCACTCGGTTTAATGAGCTGACGACAACACAACAGCGACATGTTCACGTGAAATGAAATGTTACGTAACAGCACTCAGAAAACATTAATCAAGGTTAAATTAGACCTGTATTTGGGAACTGTAATCTAATCGAATCTGTTGCTAAGCCATTGCTGcatggttactagggtgttctgtgtggctGTTTATGGgcatttactgtatttacatttacatttattcatttagtagtAGATGCTTTAATCAAAAGCGACTTATAAACTGTTCTGTtcattattatggtggttgttaggtcattgctgtggtgttttggtggttgttaggtcattgctgtggtgttttggtggttgttaggtcattgctgtggtgttttggtggttgttaggtcattgctgtggtgttttggtggttgctagggtggttgttaggtcattgctgtggtgttttggtggttgttaggtcattgctgtggtgttttggtggttgctagggtggttgttAGGTCATTGCTGTGGTGTTTTGGTGATTGCTAGGGTGCTCTCAATGTTGCTAGTGTGTGCTGGTGGTAGCTAAGGAAATTATAGGCT
This Carassius auratus strain Wakin unplaced genomic scaffold, ASM336829v1 scaf_tig00031599, whole genome shotgun sequence DNA region includes the following protein-coding sequences:
- the LOC113080572 gene encoding dihydropyrimidinase-related protein 5-like, whose amino-acid sequence is MSSSSSTVRILIKGGKVVNDDFTQEADVYIENGIIQQVGKELMIPGGAKVIDATGKLVLPGGIDTSVHLNESFMNASTADDFYSGTKAALAGGTTMVIGHVLPEKNESLLDAYEKCRSHADAKACCDYALHVGVTWWGPTVRAQMETLVRERGVNSFQMFMAYKDVYMLRDSELFQALQNCKDIGAVARVHAENGELVAEGAREALDLGISGPEGIEISRPEELEAEAIHRAITIANRAHCPIYLVNVSSMSAGDVLASAKMQGKVVHGETTTAHAVLNGLQYYHQDWAHAAAFVTVPPLRLDPNTPNYLLSLLGNDTLNVVTSDHRPFTTKQKAVGKDDFTKIPHGVPGVQDRMSVIWERGVVGGKMDENRFVAVTSSNAAKIYNLYPRKGRIIPGADADVVVWDPESTRTISVSTQWQGGDVNLYENLRCHGVPLVTVSRGRVVYENGIFTCAEGSGKFYPLRTFPDYLYKKMVQREKCQAVKGVERAPYTGDVAAVQNSGKKDVGPSDGDMNPRPCTRHGGMRDLHESSFSLSGAQIDDNVPKRASARILAPPGGRSSGIW